Part of the Nicotiana tabacum cultivar K326 chromosome 20, ASM71507v2, whole genome shotgun sequence genome, cttgttgaggtcttataagttCGAGTGTTCGATAACTCGGTATGTCGATAGTCAataacagtccccgagtgttcgggtgCACTCAGGGTTTTGGCCCTTGAGTCGTTATATGTGAAAATAGTGGGCTTCTTTAAGGCACAAAGTATTTTGATATAAAAAATGCTTCTTCAAATAATTGatacatgtgtacatgttttGCCGCTGGAGGCTTGACTATTCTATGCGGACACAGttcttttgaccgtttggcccattacaacaTTCCCTATCGAAGCCCTACTTGGAATGAATTGCTTTCTTCGAGGATATAACCTCCGAGGTTGATcaaaaagaagccttgaatactttgttgaatgttccttaggtagtatataggtgtttcctcgttaaaaaccttgccgataaaaccatttgggataaaatctgagccaaggaaaaaagagtgcaacacatgctttaaagCCTACGACCTTCGTGTAAGAAGGGATATCTTCGAGATCGCGAGCCTTTAAAAGCTCCTATCGTGCCGAGCTTGTAAGATCCTTTACCAACGACTCCGAGGCCTTGCTATCCGTGATCATGGTATCTTCTAGAGCCTTGACCTGGTTGGGGATGATTCTTAATGCCTCGATTTAACACCATGAGGCCGAGAAATTCACTCATGCCAACTCTGAAGACATGTTTCTCTAGGTTGAGCTTCGTACTGCGTCGCCCCGAAATGTTGactgtttcctgcaaatgaattaAAATGGTCATCTGCGCACAAGGACATAACCGGTCACATCATCAATAGTTTTTTGTTACTTTACCTGTCTGCTCTTCGTACATCCTGTTGATTGGATGTTGATACGAAGTTTTTTGAATTGTGGGCCTCCCTTTTTGTTTTACTGGTTTGAACCTGGGACTGTTGCTCAGtctatgtatggtgatttaaggCTGAATCCCTGACATATCTGAACGGGGCCAAGCAATATAATCTATATCATCAATAATAAActaaatgagttttttcctgagttcaggggttaatcccgttcccaggtatacctttctttTGAGCGGTTGACTTGGTAGCATCGGGCTTCTCGGGGACAACGGAGGTTCGAGGAGCTAAGGAGTTCCCTTCTTTACCCTCGGTTACCTGTTTATCTTGCTCCCGCCAAGACTTGGAGCTGTGATTGCTACGTAGCCACCTGTTTTATCTTTGAGGCTCGACTTCTCCGAGGTCAAGGGTTCCGGCATCTACACCGCTTCCTTGGTTACAAACATCTCTTTTGCAGTATGTTGTTCTCCGTGGACTATTTTCACTCATTCCTTTGTCAggaacttcatcatctgatggAGGGTCGACgacactgccctcatgttgtgtatccatgtCCTTCTGATGAGTGCATtatatctcatgtcgccttcgatgacatggaacctGGTGTCTTGTATGGTCCCGGCTACATTTACTGGCAAAATAATTTCTCCCTTTgctgtttcacttgccatgttaaaACCATTCAGCACTCGGGATGCAGGTACAATCTGATTTTGCAGGCCAAGTTATTTCACGACCCTTGATCTGATTATGTTCGCAAAGCTACGTGGATCTACTAAAACACATTTAATCTgaactttatttaaaaggatagatATTACCAGGGCGTCGTTGTGAGGCTGGGATACGTCCTCTGCTTCCTCGTCACAGAACGATAGGGCATCCTCGAGCACATAGCTCCGAGTCCGTTTCTCTttcgtgatggatactttggtacgtttgaatatgggtccctgtGGGACGTCaactccaccgatgatcatgtgaatgacctGTTGAGGTTCTTCGGGTTCATTCTTcctatttgtatttttttatcgGAAATGGTTCTTAGCCCGGTCACTGAGAAATTTAAGAAGATTCCCTTCGTTGAACAGTTGGTCTACCTCCTCCCTAAGCTGCCTACAATCCTCGGTCCTATGCGCGTGAGTCCCATGATACTTACATATTAAGTTGGGATTCCTCTGAGAAGGGTCGGTCTGTATGGgcttgggccatctagtatctctaACTTTGTCAATGGCTGAGACGATACCCGAGGcattgacgttgaagttgtattctgacaattTGGGTGCCTCCATCGGTCCCGAGTGCCTGTCGAACCCGGTTTTGCTCACGAGCCCTTGGGTATTTTGGCCTCGATTTACTCTTCGATCATTCCGAGGTGTATTATTCCTTGAAATGTTCCTTCTATTTTCAACGTACGGTTGATATCTTTTCTTGTTGAATCTTGATCCCTGGTCTGTGTCCCTCGAAGGCTTGGCTGCAAATCTGTTAGGAtgaactgagcccgagggggctcccaactggtcgtcctcgaccctaatttttgattggtaacGATTGTGCACATCTGACCATGTCACAACAGGATATtcaatcaagttctgcttcagctGTCGAGATGCAATCGAGCttctttcattcaaaccttgCATAAAGTCCTaaactgcccagtcatcggagaccggtggtaattccatcctttccatttgaaaccgggacacgaactcccttagcatctttTCATccctttgttttattttgaaaacgTCCGATTTTCTTGTGGCCACCTTTATAGCCCTGGcatgtgctttcacgaaggcGTCCGCCAACATAGCAAATGAATCTAttgagttaggagctaggttatGATACCATGTCATAGCTCCTTTTGATAGTGTTTTCCCAAACTTTTTCAATAATACTGACTCGATTTCATCGTCATTCAAGTCATTTATTTGATTCCACAAGTATATGAAGTAATATGTTCGTTAAGGTCAGTTGTTTCGTTGTATTTTTGTATATCGGGCATGCAAAATTTCTTGGTAATGGGCATCAGAGCCGCACTTggggggaaaggtttttgtatgaatttcttggtaTCTAGACCTTTCAAAACTGGAGGTGCTCTCGGCATTTGGTCTACCCGGGAGTTATAAGTTTTCACCTTTTTATCGTTgtcttctatcttcttttctcctgACTTGATTCTTTtagtcagttcctcgagcattttcatgattgtggggtcagtccccgagaCACTTTCGTCGGGCCTTCTTAGTGCTGGCTCGTGCCGGGCTTTTACTGGTTTGGCGGTGTTAGGAGTTCTGTTTTGACTCTAAAGCTAAGCGATGACGACTTGCTGAGCTTGCAgtatctcgaatatcacttggagggtgactcctccttcttccatCCCTCGTGTTTCCTGGCCTCCTGCTCGGGCTTCCCTGTGTGCGTTCCTTGCAGGGTCTGTGCCTGCGTCCGTATTTAGAGCGTTGTGCGAGCTAATATCAACTGGCTCCACGTTTGGCACTCCCTCAAGGTTTATGGGTGGTACACCGACTCCTATACCGCTGTTTTCTCCAAGACCTTCGTCCTCGTGAATAGGTGCATTCTATGTGCTAGACATGATTAAGCCTGAAATtaaagaatctttgacaagaaaaagtgtgaagaataacgtgtgttatcagaaaactAACACTAAAACAATCACCGTTAtctttagccccacagtgggcgccaaactgtttacctcgaaaaatagGGGTAACAATTAAAtgtaatttgtggttttaaagatatgtgatttattctaaTACTAGTGAATATACCAGTAATATTAAGTTTAaataagaagaattgatgaaccaaatCAGTGTTGCTATAACAATGAGGACCTCGAGCTTGACTTTCTTGGGGGCCTCGAGGTCAGCTAAGAACAATGGAGTATGAATAATAAAGTAAAAgcaataaagctgaagaacacTTGTTGAGCATGTTAAACAAGAAAAGCAGAGTAGAATATTCTATTGCAGTGAATAATGTGAGATGCTGCTTACAAAATGAttagggtcccctttatataggaggagaaaacccCAATATAATACATTCCTAATTGAAATAAGAATTCTATTAGTACAAGTGTATAATAACCTAGTACGGATCTGTACCatttcgtacaaatcttatcctTTAATTTATGTCATGATccacgtgtccttgagaaatttTCGCTCTTCTTGAGTACCCTCGAGAATGTACTGCCCTCGATGTAGGTTGTGTCAGGCCCTCGATCTGCTTCCTCGAGGTGTGTATCCTTCAGCCGGGTTCGACCTCCACTTCGAGTCGCCCGAACTCAGACTCATAGCCCAATTTAAGACTTCAAAATCGAGCTCCTTGGTTTTGACCATACACAATAGCATTGtttgtgaatttttattttttatagtatGGCATTATCTGTCCCTTCTTTACCATTCCGATATTATACAAGTGAAAACCATTCTCTCCTCTCCCGCCTCCCACCGTTTCACACTCCCTACAAAAACTCCCTTCCATTCTCTCCATTGCTTCATTTGCTTTCGATCATTTTCGTTTCTTCTCCGCTTTGCTCGATCATCTTCCcttctttccttctttcttctcattttaacttgaaaattttattcctttttctttatgGTGGAAGAACTAGAATGATATACTAGCTACAACCAAAAAAGGCCATCCACCATAATTATATTCTCTAATAATTAAGACTAGACTTTTGCTTTTTAAAttcgacaaaaaaaaaaaaaaaaaaaaaaagtttgatcCTAACATGTTTTCTGCTATAAATGATGAAGATTTCAGCGTACGGAAAAAGAGGTTCTCTGCTTATGATCGTCTCAGTTGTGAAGGTTCTCCTATGAAAATGTCCCCTTGGAACCAAAGTTGTCATATTAACAATCCCAATTTGGACAAATTTGACGAGGATGTTTCCCACAATTATAACTCCAAAATTTGCCTCATTGGTTCACTTGTTCGAGAAGAGGGCCATATATATTCTTTGGCTACTAAAAATGATCTTCTTTACACGGGTTCCGACAGCAAAAATATACGTGTATGGAAGAATATGAAGGAATTCTCGGCTTTCAAATCCAATAGTGGTCTTGTTAAAGCCATTATTATTTCAGGAGATAAGATTTTCACTGGTCATCAAGATGGAAAAGTTCGAGTTTGGAAGGTAAATTGTTGAATTGTGGGACCATCTTCTATAAAAGCTTTAGCTATATGTTAGAGAGAATAATTTTTTATCTGTATTAGTATAATTAACACATCCTTTTTATGCGGGCCTGATTATTTTAATGGGCCAAGcatgtaattttttcttttgatcATGGGTGGGTGAAGTTGAGAATTGAACATGAATTTGACCAGTCTAAAAGCTTAAATAGTTGAACTGGACACATTTTTGTCTATTAAAGGAGTTTAATTTCTATATGTTAACATTGTCAGGACCATTTAAAAGATAACTTCAACTAATCGTTTATAATAAGTGCAacaaaaaaaagggcagcccggtgcactaagctttcGCGATGTGCGGGGTCCGGGGAGGGGTCgtaccacaagggtctattgtacgcagccttaccctgcatttctgcaaaagGCTGTTTTCACGGttcgaactcgtgacctcctggtcacatagCTGTAATTTTACAAATTACGCCAAGGCACCCCTTCCATAACAAGTGAAATTAGTAACCTAGATAATGAGACAGATTATCTTATAATAAGTTAAAATACACATATAGTATGTAAGTTTTGACCACTATGAGTGTATAAGTTACATCCTTTACTTAATTGTGTTACATCTCAACAGGTACAACCTAATAATCGTAGCAGTTACAAACCTGCTGGAACTTTGCCAACATTCTTTGACATTTTCAAGGCTTCAATTAGGCCAAGCAACTACTTCATGTCAGCCAAACATAACAGAGCTTCCATTTGGATAAAGCATTGGGATGCCATTTCTTGTTTAAGCATGGACCATAACCATGGCCTTCTTTACTCTGCTTCATGGGACAGAACATTTAAGGTTTGGAAAGCTGACAATTCAAAATGTCTTGAATCTGTCAAAGCACATGAAGATGCAGTGAATTCTGTAGTTGCTAGTGTTGATGGCATAGTTTACACAGGGTCAGCTGATGGAACTGTCAAAGTTTGGCAAAGGGAATTTTCAGGAAAAATTATGAGACATGTTTTGGTACATACCCTTTTGAATCAAGAATGTGCAGTGACTGCATTAACAGTTAACAAGTCTGGTTCAGTTGTATACTGTGGATCATCAGATGGGGTTGTGAATTTTTGGGACAAAGAGAAAAATTTGACACATGGGGGTGTACTCAAGGGTCATAAGTTGGCTGTTTTGTGTCTTGAATCAGCAGCAAATCTTGTTTTTAGTGGATCAGCAGATaaaacaatatttgtttggaGAAAAGAAGGGTCAGTTCATACATGTTTGTCTGTGTTGACAGGTCATAATGGACCAGTGAAATGTTTGGCAGTGGAAGAGGATAAAGAGTCAACAAGAAATGACCAAAAATGGGTGCTTTATAGTGGGAGTCTTGATAAATCTGTTAAGGTTTGGAGTGTTTCAGAAATGGCACCTATTATGCAGAATGGGCATGAGGATCATGTCCAATAGGATTTAATTCCTACtttttttaagtgttgaaatgtTTTCTGTTACACTCCTTGCAAAGAGAGAAGAATACTAAAGAAGGGGTTATTATGTAATGGTAAGAGATATATAATTAAATGGTTTGTAAATTTGTTGGCCATTGATTtctatataaaattaattttggTAAATAATGGATGAATAAAGCGATTACTTTTCCTTTTCATATGTTGCACACTAATTAGTTAAACTCTGTTTGCCAGTCTCAAGTTCGGATTAAGGAAGAGAGTTGCACTAGTTTGACAGCAAACATATTTTAATGACAAATTGTCTAAATGATCCTGAAtaaagttgaacaaataaagaaatTGCAAACATTATCCAAGAGTCCTAGCCCATAGGCTACAACAATGTTGAGAAATGACATCTCCAATATTTTATTCATGTAAAAAGAAGCACAAAGTTGTATTTTATTAAGTGAAAAGGATGGACTAATCAGCCAACTTGAACAGATCCATAACCTGCTTCTATCTGTTCTTAATGAAGGAAATTAGGCAAATACGATCGAATTGACAATACGAAATGCATCAACAGCCATAAAGATTGGCACTGAGGCGCGGAGTAATGAGAACATCCAATGGTGTTGCTTTAGGTATAGTTAAACCAGGGCTCTCTGTCAAGTCAATAAGTTGATCATCTACAGGCTTAGAAAACTCGAAAGCTTGAAGAAAACGTGCCAATGTCAAATGAAGAACTTGTAGCGCCAAAGATGCACCAGGACAAGATCGTCTACCAGAACCAAACGGAATGAGCTCAAAATCTTGACCTTTTACATCAACATTTGAATTACTCATAAAAAATCTGTCTGGTTTAAAAGAATCAGGATCTTCCCAAATTCTTGGATCTCTTTGTATTTTCCATACATTTACAATTAAACGAGTTCCAGGGGTAATTTTATAACCACCAACTTCACATTCATCCATGGCTTCTCTAGGTCCTAATAGAGGACCAGCAGGGTATAAACGTAATGTTTCTTTAATAATGGCTTGAATATAGGCTAAGTTTTGTATGTCGGATTCGTCAACTTGTCTGTCTTTACCAACATGAAGATCTATTTCTTTTTGTGCTTTTCGCAATATTTGAGGATTGTTTAGGAGTAATGAAATTGCCCATGTTAGTGTTCCTGCTGTTGTGTCGCTGCCTCCAAGAATAAGCGCCTACACCAAAAAGAATGTTAAGTACAACAAATTGTAAATGCTTTGACTTTTATACAAgtgttgaaaaaaatatttataatataagATCACATCatatttcaaaattaattaaGGGTAACTGCCTGTATCAGTAAAACCAATAACTTGAAAAATCAATAAGTCAACAAATTTTCTGTGGTGGTACTGatattgttttcttttgttttcttgagccgagaatCTTTCGGAAACAGCTTTTTTACTCcttcggagtaggggtaaggtcggcgtacacactatcctcccaaACCCCACtaatgagattttactgggtcgttgttgttgttatgcaaAAATTCATTTATTAATATAAAGATTTAAAAAAGTTCATATTTGACACTCTATGTATTTCAATTCatgtgttttattttcttttttagtttgtttCATAAAAGAATGTTATCTTTGTATATTTAAAGTAAGTTTTTAATTCAACattctcattttacccttaatgacacTCTCCCTTATATAATTGTCATTGCATGTTTGAGATGCACAAGATTCAAAAAGTAATTTTTGATATGCTTAAATACTTGTAGTTTAAGACAAGATTCAAAATtagttttctttatattcttaaatttcatgtgtAACCAATTAAGAAGCATAAAATAAAATGGAGAAAGTATAATCTAAACCTTCAGATGAGATGGTTACAGTATAACCGCTTCTTGAAGAATCGACTTTAAGCAAGCGCAAACAAAAATAACATTGAAAATTTAAGAGCATACCAGACAAGTGGACTTGATACTTGTATCAGCATCATATTGAAAATTAGAGAGTCTCCCTTCTTGTTGAAGAGATAACATAACATCAATGAAATCTTGTGCACCTTCATTCTTAGCCTCATGACTAAATCTTGTCTTCTCACGGTGACGGTGTTCTTGTAGCCAGCCTTCAAGTATAGAATCAAGCTCTTTAGCTGTTCTTTTCATAGCCTTTTCATGCCCTTGTATATCAAACCACCCAAGAATTGGAAAAGCATCAGATGGTACAAAAATTCCAATTAAATGAAAGAATTGATTTATTGCCTTTTGACAACGTCTAGCTTCGTCATCATCACAAGTTGCTCCTGCACCAAAATAACGTTTACCAGCAACCATTCTAACAATCACGTTCAAAGTTAAATCCTCAAACCACCCTTTAAGTTCCACAAGCACCGGCCTGCAGCTGGAGGTCATGTCAATTAGCTCATATATTTTAATAACATAAGTGTTAAGTGTAAAGTTGAATTAGAGGAAATTATCCTAGGAGCAATTGAATAGAAGAAAATTGTATACAAAcatttttttatgtttatttaCTAATTTCCTgtattatttttatcagtttaCGTCAAAAAGGCTATATAACGCAAAGAATATTGTGTCAATAAAATTGATTTCTACGTTGAATTGTGAATAAAATATTTGATGGATAAATAATCCAAAATGACCCATCTAAATCTTTGGTCTATATTttaaccaaaataaataaataaataaactccCTCTATAATTGCATTCGTTCCTCTTTATAAAGAAAAGAACAGTTATCTTTAGTTTGAACTGGTAGTTAATGTTGGGATTTTTTAAAGGGTGTGAATGGGTAATGAATGATATATCTTTTAAATTGCACCTTTTCATTTCTCTCTCATCGCCTATAAATACAAAGGTATTGTTTCAGacttttcacacaaaaattccaTAAGTTTTTGCATATTTCTAAAATCAAATATAGTCTACATAGTGCGATTTCTATAATTTAACGTGAGCAGTGAGGAAATTAGATTCTTTAAGGACACACAAAAAATTTATAGGCACGGAATATTGTTCTCCTATTCTAACTTTTGATGTACTGATTTTTCTATTCTAAAAAACAAATTAAGCTTAGAAATGTTTATAGTTGGATGAGTTGAGTTGATGTTTAGATTAGAATATTGACAAATTTTACCTGTGGCCAGAGTTGTTGTTGACCCACAATTTGTACAGCTCTTGGATCCCCATCTCCACTTCTGATACTTGAACATGCTTGAGAGTATCAAGTCTCCGATTCGAAAGAAGTTCATACATAGCAATTTTCCTCATCTCACGCCAGAAAGTGCTATAAGGTGCAAACCCAAAAACTGCATAACCATAACCCATGTGTTTAGCCGCAACAGTTGTAGGACGGCTAGCCAAAGCTTTGTCATTTAAAGTAAAACATTCTTTTGCCATTTCCCAACTGCTCACCACAAATGC contains:
- the LOC107790830 gene encoding protein JINGUBANG-like, whose product is MFSAINDEDFSVRKKRFSAYDRLSCEGSPMKMSPWNQSCHINNPNLDKFDEDVSHNYNSKICLIGSLVREEGHIYSLATKNDLLYTGSDSKNIRVWKNMKEFSAFKSNSGLVKAIIISGDKIFTGHQDGKVRVWKVQPNNRSSYKPAGTLPTFFDIFKASIRPSNYFMSAKHNRASIWIKHWDAISCLSMDHNHGLLYSASWDRTFKVWKADNSKCLESVKAHEDAVNSVVASVDGIVYTGSADGTVKVWQREFSGKIMRHVLVHTLLNQECAVTALTVNKSGSVVYCGSSDGVVNFWDKEKNLTHGGVLKGHKLAVLCLESAANLVFSGSADKTIFVWRKEGSVHTCLSVLTGHNGPVKCLAVEEDKESTRNDQKWVLYSGSLDKSVKVWSVSEMAPIMQNGHEDHVQ
- the LOC107790829 gene encoding xanthotoxin 5-hydroxylase CYP82C4-like, coding for MADNYGPAFNLRLGSRGAFVVSSWEMAKECFTLNDKALASRPTTVAAKHMGYGYAVFGFAPYSTFWREMRKIAMYELLSNRRLDTLKHVQVSEVEMGIQELYKLWVNNNSGHSCRPVLVELKGWFEDLTLNVIVRMVAGKRYFGAGATCDDDEARRCQKAINQFFHLIGIFVPSDAFPILGWFDIQGHEKAMKRTAKELDSILEGWLQEHRHREKTRFSHEAKNEGAQDFIDVMLSLQQEGRLSNFQYDADTSIKSTCLALILGGSDTTAGTLTWAISLLLNNPQILRKAQKEIDLHVGKDRQVDESDIQNLAYIQAIIKETLRLYPAGPLLGPREAMDECEVGGYKITPGTRLIVNVWKIQRDPRIWEDPDSFKPDRFFMSNSNVDVKGQDFELIPFGSGRRSCPGASLALQVLHLTLARFLQAFEFSKPVDDQLIDLTESPGLTIPKATPLDVLITPRLSANLYGC